One Porphyromonas pogonae genomic region harbors:
- a CDS encoding helix-turn-helix domain-containing protein, giving the protein MADYLDSDKIKVRIVELLGKHNLSQSEFADATGISRSTISNILSDKSKVTIEIVNKIIQTYPDCNPGWLIMGKKDFFEVDRPPGKGFENGLFGADVGLPPKTQISEGLRVVEMKEEISKLKMRKIEKIMVFYTDNSFEVFKMES; this is encoded by the coding sequence ATGGCAGATTATTTGGATTCAGATAAGATTAAAGTCCGAATTGTAGAATTGCTAGGCAAACACAATTTAAGTCAAAGCGAGTTTGCTGATGCTACGGGGATCTCACGATCTACGATTTCTAATATTCTTTCGGACAAGAGCAAAGTCACTATTGAGATAGTCAATAAGATTATCCAGACTTATCCCGATTGTAATCCGGGATGGCTCATTATGGGTAAAAAGGATTTTTTTGAAGTTGATAGACCTCCGGGTAAAGGCTTCGAGAATGGATTATTCGGGGCTGATGTAGGTCTGCCTCCGAAAACTCAAATCTCAGAGGGTTTGCGTGTGGTAGAGATGAAAGAAGAAATAAGTAAACTCAAGATGCGCAAGATTGAGAAAATAATGGTTTTTTATACGGACAATAGTTTTGAAGTGTTCAAAATGGAAAGCTGA
- a CDS encoding dihydroorotate dehydrogenase electron transfer subunit — MTKKQSLDFIVKKNLPLSAGNFLLILKSQRDKLPDIMPGQFVEVLIPGNQVFLRRPISVFNVEKEDNELWLLIDNIGKGTGILSEIREQSMINLLLPLGNSFGLEKSGAKPLLVGGGVGIAPMLYLARKLKEKSICPTILLGGRNKENVIMVEEFEKYGHVEVTTDDGSLGVQGRVTEHPLWNDMKADAIYVCGPKPMMKAVAKLAREKNIYCEVSLENRMACGVGACLCCVEDTIDKGNICVCTEGPIFSIDRLRW; from the coding sequence ATGACTAAGAAACAGTCTTTAGATTTTATCGTAAAGAAGAACCTACCCCTATCTGCCGGAAATTTCCTTTTGATCCTTAAATCACAGAGGGACAAATTGCCGGATATCATGCCGGGACAGTTTGTCGAAGTTCTTATACCCGGTAACCAGGTATTTCTCAGAAGACCCATCTCTGTATTTAATGTTGAAAAAGAAGATAATGAGCTTTGGCTTTTGATAGATAATATAGGTAAAGGCACCGGCATATTATCAGAAATCAGAGAGCAATCGATGATTAACCTTTTACTACCTTTGGGTAATAGTTTTGGCCTTGAGAAATCCGGTGCAAAACCGTTACTTGTAGGCGGAGGGGTAGGTATTGCCCCTATGCTATACCTAGCTAGGAAACTTAAAGAGAAAAGTATTTGTCCCACTATTTTATTGGGCGGTAGAAATAAGGAGAATGTGATCATGGTTGAAGAGTTCGAGAAATATGGCCATGTAGAAGTCACAACTGATGATGGATCACTGGGGGTTCAAGGTAGAGTTACAGAGCACCCTTTGTGGAATGACATGAAAGCTGATGCAATATACGTATGTGGCCCAAAGCCTATGATGAAAGCTGTAGCAAAGTTGGCTCGAGAAAAAAACATTTACTGTGAAGTATCTCTTGAGAACAGAATGGCTTGCGGAGTGGGTGCTTGTCTTTGTTGTGTAGAAGACACTATAGATAAGGGTAATATATGTGTGTGTACTGAAGGTCCAATATTTTCAATAGATCGTTTAAGATGGTAA
- a CDS encoding dihydroorotate dehydrogenase has translation MVNTTVKIGDLELKNPVMTASGTYGYGPEYEDFIDINILGGIIVKGTTLHPRQGNPYPRMAETPAGMLNAVGLQNKGVDYFCEKIYPVIKGYDTAMIVNVSGSQTEDYAETAEKINELSHIPAIELNISCPNVKEGGMAFGVTCAGAASVVKAVREVYKKTLIVKLSPNVTDITEIAKAVQDQGADAVSLINTVMGMAIDSETRKPLLSTVTGGLSGPAIKPIALRMVWQTAKKINIPVIGIGGICNAADAIEFILAGATAIQVGAYNFVDPTAPEKIISGIEDYMIRHQVKDINELIGALQL, from the coding sequence ATGGTAAATACTACAGTAAAAATAGGAGATTTAGAACTCAAAAATCCCGTAATGACAGCTTCCGGAACGTATGGATACGGTCCGGAATATGAAGACTTCATTGATATAAATATATTGGGTGGGATTATCGTAAAAGGAACCACTTTACACCCACGACAAGGAAACCCTTACCCTCGTATGGCAGAAACTCCGGCCGGAATGCTCAACGCTGTGGGACTTCAGAACAAAGGCGTGGATTATTTTTGTGAAAAAATTTACCCTGTAATAAAAGGTTATGATACCGCAATGATAGTAAATGTCAGCGGTTCGCAAACGGAGGATTATGCTGAAACTGCAGAAAAAATAAATGAACTATCCCATATCCCGGCTATTGAACTTAATATATCATGCCCCAATGTTAAAGAAGGAGGTATGGCATTTGGCGTTACTTGTGCAGGAGCAGCATCTGTTGTCAAGGCAGTAAGAGAAGTTTATAAGAAAACTCTGATAGTAAAACTATCACCCAATGTGACAGATATTACTGAAATAGCAAAAGCTGTACAAGATCAAGGAGCTGATGCTGTATCACTTATCAATACAGTGATGGGCATGGCTATTGATTCTGAAACAAGGAAACCGTTGCTCTCTACCGTTACGGGCGGACTTTCCGGACCTGCTATTAAACCTATAGCTCTAAGGATGGTATGGCAAACTGCCAAGAAGATAAATATTCCCGTTATCGGGATAGGCGGAATTTGCAATGCAGCAGATGCTATAGAATTTATTTTGGCAGGTGCAACTGCTATTCAGGTGGGAGCATACAACTTTGTTGATCCAACCGCTCCCGAAAAAATTATTTCAGGTATTGAGGATTATATGATCAGACATCAAGTAAAAGATATTAATGAACTGATTGGTGCTTTACAACTATGA
- a CDS encoding MgtC/SapB family protein, producing MITGPITLYICIERILLSLVIGGLIGLERQLKFRSAGLRTFTLICIGSTMATLVSIWAPWSSGEQQMHGDPARIAAQVLSGIGFIGAGAIIQTKASVQGLTTAASIWVSAVIGLAIGIGLYIPSVTMGVIVILVLNVDEQIEKRTIWGGKNRYLEIQLIETYPEFETQLKIIFKDLKIKIISTSVVIDKSNVKKTYVFNIRTHNDDVNGKLIERLNDFHAVSKIKLMN from the coding sequence ATGATTACAGGGCCTATTACTTTATATATATGTATAGAACGTATCCTTCTTAGCTTAGTTATAGGAGGATTGATCGGTTTAGAACGTCAGCTGAAATTTAGAAGCGCCGGGCTCAGAACATTTACGCTGATATGCATAGGAAGTACGATGGCTACATTAGTATCTATTTGGGCACCATGGTCTTCAGGAGAACAACAAATGCATGGAGATCCGGCACGAATAGCTGCTCAAGTTCTTTCAGGAATAGGTTTTATTGGCGCCGGAGCTATTATACAAACAAAAGCAAGCGTTCAAGGACTTACTACTGCAGCTAGTATTTGGGTTTCCGCAGTGATAGGACTTGCAATTGGGATTGGATTATATATCCCTTCAGTGACTATGGGGGTTATTGTTATATTAGTACTAAACGTTGATGAACAAATCGAGAAACGTACGATCTGGGGAGGAAAGAATAGATATCTGGAAATTCAATTGATTGAAACTTACCCTGAATTTGAAACACAATTAAAAATAATATTTAAAGATCTTAAGATCAAAATAATCAGTACTTCTGTCGTAATTGATAAATCTAATGTAAAAAAGACCTATGTCTTCAATATACGCACACACAATGATGATGTAAATGGTAAGCTCATTGAAAGATTAAATGATTTTCATGCTGTATCGAAAATAAAACTCATGAACTAA
- a CDS encoding 4-alpha-glucanotransferase, which produces MFIHFSIKYLARWGQKLSIVGSTAELGNWNEDQSLELSAINDDTWDISISVDSRKKDFLYYYLVKDQDGTVIRREWKRMHHLIITEPYKSIYIQDRWFDTPCNSPFYTSAFYEVFFPHSKELKRICKRTLESKKIILQLYAPTVHHNERVYITGESEALGNWKIQEAIPLSYIDRGEWCAEIELSPIEKYEELFFKFFIAGEKYEMDDIRWETGSNRCLKLPAISNYDALYIQGYQFSDGTYLPRFSGVVIPLFSLRSYTDFGIGDFGCLKRFIGTAQKASMHIIQLLPINDTTFSRSFYDSYPYNAISSDAINPIYIDLSALSPLKDAEVEAHFQERAEMFRTLMSLDYTGVSSLKQEYLRLHFKENAEKVMRKKPYRDFRIFHEEWLLPYVAFCLLRDNNPGKMPHEWGEYATYDKYKTLKYIEFPANIENASYYFYVQYLLHIQLKDVCEYAEKKHIVLKGDIPIGVSPHSVETWTKPHLFNLNYSAGAPPDDFAPDGQNWGFPTYNWNAIEYDHFDWWRNRFKRMSTYFKAFRIDHILGFFRIWEIPKNQISGLLGRFNPALPLCGDEIINFGANVDFRYLDKPLIHLSDLNDLFEKDVLSYLIQSNILIKVDIPDTYTLKWTNQVDYQSLDKDKILGGQTTISTLMHLCTEVAFIQDKVVIDNYHPRIAFHKSLMYSHWSYEERQCWDKMAEYYYVHRNINLWKDVALKRLIPILESSDMLVCAEDLGMIPLCVPEVLHTLNILSLDLERMPKKKTFDNFTDLYKLPYHSVCTTSTHDMPSLRAWYEQLSEKEQRDYHIHIGAKVISSSNTYVDPLYYRIVYNHMHSNSMLAILPLIDWMSIDKRLHLLTPKDEQINHPENPAQNWNFRVPLYIEDLENNYPEWIEDLKYLIHSAHRQ; this is translated from the coding sequence ATGTTCATACATTTTTCCATAAAATATTTGGCTCGTTGGGGACAAAAACTAAGTATCGTTGGCTCTACAGCTGAATTGGGAAATTGGAACGAAGACCAATCCCTTGAGTTATCAGCTATCAACGATGATACTTGGGATATTTCCATATCAGTAGATAGTAGAAAAAAAGACTTTCTTTACTATTATTTGGTAAAAGATCAAGATGGCACAGTGATAAGACGAGAATGGAAACGCATGCACCATCTTATTATTACAGAGCCTTACAAAAGCATATATATTCAAGATAGATGGTTCGATACACCATGTAATTCGCCTTTTTATACATCAGCTTTCTATGAAGTTTTTTTTCCTCACTCCAAAGAACTCAAGCGTATATGCAAAAGGACATTGGAGAGTAAAAAAATCATATTACAACTCTATGCACCCACCGTTCATCACAATGAAAGAGTCTATATCACAGGAGAATCTGAAGCGCTGGGTAATTGGAAAATACAAGAAGCCATACCATTGAGTTATATTGACAGAGGTGAATGGTGTGCAGAAATAGAGTTATCTCCAATTGAAAAGTATGAAGAGCTATTCTTCAAATTTTTTATAGCCGGAGAAAAGTATGAAATGGATGATATCAGATGGGAAACTGGAAGTAATCGATGTCTAAAGTTGCCGGCAATCAGTAATTATGATGCTCTTTATATTCAAGGCTATCAATTTAGTGATGGTACTTATTTACCTCGATTTTCAGGAGTCGTTATTCCGTTATTCTCCCTGCGTTCTTATACTGATTTTGGTATTGGAGATTTTGGTTGTCTCAAACGATTTATTGGTACTGCCCAAAAAGCATCCATGCATATCATACAATTGCTACCTATCAATGATACCACCTTCTCAAGATCGTTTTACGACTCATACCCTTATAATGCAATTTCATCAGATGCAATAAACCCTATATATATTGATCTTTCGGCATTATCCCCTCTGAAAGATGCTGAAGTGGAGGCACATTTTCAAGAGCGAGCAGAGATGTTTAGGACACTCATGTCATTGGACTACACAGGTGTAAGCTCACTTAAGCAGGAATATTTACGACTTCACTTCAAGGAAAATGCAGAAAAAGTAATGAGAAAAAAGCCCTACAGAGATTTCCGTATTTTTCATGAGGAGTGGTTACTACCTTACGTTGCCTTTTGTTTGTTAAGAGATAACAATCCCGGCAAAATGCCTCATGAATGGGGAGAATATGCTACCTATGATAAATATAAGACTTTAAAATATATTGAATTTCCTGCAAATATTGAGAATGCCTCATATTATTTTTATGTACAATATCTGCTTCATATCCAGCTCAAAGATGTATGTGAATATGCTGAAAAAAAACATATTGTATTAAAAGGAGATATTCCCATTGGAGTTTCTCCCCACAGTGTAGAGACATGGACAAAACCTCACCTTTTCAATCTAAATTATTCAGCAGGAGCCCCACCCGATGATTTTGCACCCGACGGGCAAAACTGGGGCTTTCCTACTTATAATTGGAATGCAATAGAATATGACCATTTTGATTGGTGGCGTAATCGTTTCAAACGAATGTCTACCTATTTTAAGGCCTTTCGTATAGACCATATACTGGGTTTCTTTAGAATATGGGAGATTCCAAAAAATCAAATCTCAGGATTATTAGGACGATTCAATCCGGCACTGCCACTCTGTGGTGATGAAATTATCAACTTTGGCGCAAACGTGGATTTCCGGTATTTGGACAAACCGCTTATACACCTTTCCGATTTGAATGATTTATTCGAGAAAGATGTACTCTCATATCTGATCCAAAGTAATATCTTGATCAAGGTGGATATTCCAGACACTTATACCCTGAAATGGACAAACCAAGTCGATTATCAATCTTTAGATAAGGATAAAATCCTGGGAGGACAAACAACTATTTCGACCCTCATGCATCTTTGTACAGAAGTTGCTTTTATACAAGATAAAGTTGTAATAGACAATTATCATCCTCGTATAGCTTTTCACAAAAGCCTTATGTATAGTCACTGGAGTTATGAAGAGCGCCAATGCTGGGATAAAATGGCGGAATATTATTATGTTCATCGAAATATAAATCTCTGGAAAGATGTAGCTCTCAAACGTCTCATCCCTATTCTAGAAAGTTCTGATATGCTGGTATGTGCGGAAGATCTAGGAATGATACCTTTATGTGTACCGGAAGTGTTACACACACTAAATATTCTTTCCCTTGATTTAGAGAGGATGCCGAAGAAAAAAACATTTGATAATTTTACTGACTTGTACAAACTCCCCTATCATTCCGTTTGTACCACATCTACACACGATATGCCATCGCTGAGAGCATGGTATGAGCAACTTTCTGAGAAGGAACAAAGAGATTATCACATACACATTGGAGCCAAGGTCATATCTTCATCAAATACCTATGTAGACCCTTTGTATTATAGAATTGTATACAATCATATGCATTCTAACTCTATGCTTGCAATTTTACCTCTTATTGATTGGATGTCTATTGATAAAAGATTACATTTGCTAACTCCAAAAGACGAACAAATAAATCATCCCGAAAATCCTGCGCAAAACTGGAATTTTAGAGTGCCTCTTTATATTGAAGATTTAGAAAATAATTACCCCGAATGGATTGAGGACTTAAAATATTTAATACATAGTGCTCATCGTCAATAA
- a CDS encoding PhoH family protein, producing the protein MTERLYILEDVDPVVFYGLNKSNLVLLGNLFPKLKIMSHKNVIKILGESNETEKLLSLLEKIEKHCATYNQLTEEDIVNIAHGNQTETDAILKANGNLILYGVGGKPITARGDNQKKLVKSFNSNDLNFAIGPAGSGKTFIAIALAVKSLKAKAVRRIILSRPAVEAGEKLGFLPGEMKDKLDPYLQPLYDALGEMIPAPKLKEYLETGVIQIAPLAFMRGRTLNDAVIILDEAQNTTTHQMKMFLTRLGIGGKMIVTGDITQIDLPRGVRSGLKEALSILEPTEGIGVIRFEKQDIVRHPLVQKIVDAYDNKKTTFIEDESSSERY; encoded by the coding sequence ATGACAGAAAGGCTTTACATTCTTGAAGATGTCGATCCCGTAGTTTTTTACGGATTAAATAAGTCTAACCTTGTGCTTTTGGGTAACCTGTTCCCAAAACTCAAAATCATGTCTCATAAAAATGTAATCAAAATTCTGGGAGAAAGCAATGAAACAGAAAAGTTGCTCTCTTTACTGGAAAAGATAGAAAAGCATTGCGCAACATACAATCAGCTCACGGAAGAAGATATTGTTAATATAGCCCATGGCAACCAAACAGAAACGGATGCTATACTCAAGGCCAATGGTAACCTCATCTTGTATGGTGTGGGAGGTAAGCCAATAACAGCAAGAGGTGATAATCAAAAAAAACTAGTTAAATCATTTAATAGTAATGACCTCAATTTTGCGATAGGCCCGGCTGGATCGGGAAAAACATTTATAGCTATCGCTTTGGCAGTAAAATCTCTCAAAGCCAAAGCTGTGCGACGCATTATTTTATCAAGACCCGCTGTGGAAGCCGGCGAAAAGCTTGGGTTTTTGCCGGGAGAGATGAAAGACAAACTTGACCCTTACCTTCAGCCTTTATATGACGCCTTGGGCGAGATGATTCCGGCACCAAAGCTCAAAGAATATCTGGAAACAGGTGTAATACAGATTGCTCCATTGGCATTTATGCGTGGACGCACCCTTAATGATGCCGTAATCATATTAGATGAAGCACAAAATACCACTACTCATCAAATGAAAATGTTTCTTACTCGTTTGGGAATAGGAGGTAAAATGATTGTTACAGGCGACATCACGCAGATAGATTTACCCAGAGGAGTAAGATCAGGCCTCAAGGAAGCATTATCAATTCTCGAACCTACGGAAGGTATAGGGGTTATACGATTTGAAAAACAAGATATTGTAAGACATCCTCTGGTTCAAAAAATCGTTGATGCTTACGATAATAAGAAAACAACTTTCATTGAGGATGAATCCTCATCTGAAAGATATTAA
- a CDS encoding phosphoribosylaminoimidazolesuccinocarboxamide synthase: protein MEETLLKTNFSFPKQTAVYKGKVRDVYFIGDDYVAMIATDRISAFDVVLPKGIPFKGQVLNQIASYYLDATKDIVPNWKICTPDPMVTFGYKCEPFKVEMVIRGYLTGSAWRAYKNGERELCGIALPDGMKENEKFPTPLITPTTKADEGHDENISKEDIIKQGLVSCEDYEIMEKYTYALFEKGQQMAKEKGLILVDTKYEFGKRNGEIYLIDEIHTPDSSRYFYTDGYEEKFRNNQPQKQLSKEFVRQWLIENGFQGQKGQAVPEMTPEYCHSVSERYIELYEHVVGDKFRKESSADLENRIEQNIVKAINDYTV from the coding sequence ATGGAAGAGACACTACTAAAAACTAATTTCAGCTTCCCTAAGCAAACAGCTGTTTACAAGGGAAAGGTCAGGGATGTATACTTTATCGGTGATGATTATGTTGCCATGATTGCAACTGATCGCATCTCTGCATTTGATGTTGTCTTGCCCAAAGGGATTCCTTTCAAAGGACAAGTTCTAAATCAAATAGCTTCTTATTACTTAGACGCAACAAAAGATATTGTACCCAACTGGAAGATATGTACACCTGATCCCATGGTTACATTTGGATATAAGTGTGAGCCTTTTAAAGTTGAAATGGTAATCAGAGGTTATCTTACAGGGAGTGCATGGAGAGCTTACAAAAATGGAGAAAGAGAGCTTTGTGGTATCGCTCTTCCCGATGGGATGAAAGAAAACGAGAAGTTCCCTACTCCACTCATTACCCCTACCACGAAAGCTGATGAAGGTCATGATGAAAACATATCGAAGGAAGATATCATCAAACAAGGCCTAGTATCTTGTGAAGATTATGAAATCATGGAGAAGTACACCTATGCTTTGTTCGAAAAAGGGCAGCAGATGGCTAAGGAAAAAGGTCTTATTTTAGTAGATACTAAATATGAATTTGGTAAAAGGAATGGTGAAATTTATCTTATAGATGAGATACATACTCCTGATTCTTCTCGTTACTTCTATACTGATGGATATGAAGAAAAATTCAGGAATAATCAACCTCAAAAGCAACTCTCAAAAGAATTTGTGCGCCAGTGGCTCATTGAAAATGGATTTCAAGGGCAAAAAGGACAAGCTGTTCCTGAGATGACTCCTGAGTATTGCCATAGCGTTTCCGAGAGATACATAGAGCTTTATGAGCATGTGGTGGGTGATAAATTCCGCAAAGAATCATCAGCTGATTTGGAGAATAGAATAGAACAAAATATTGTTAAAGCAATTAATGATTACACCGTATAA
- the ubiE gene encoding bifunctional demethylmenaquinone methyltransferase/2-methoxy-6-polyprenyl-1,4-benzoquinol methylase UbiE, translated as MITPYNSNESKVDQVKKMFNHIAPSYDQLNRIISLGLDKKWRKKGIKMLSPYLPQKILDLATGTGDLAIDMVNSIPSVNKIIGADISDEMMRIGSKKVRTLNLEEKISFQKEDALKLSFEDGSFDAITIAFGIRNFEDIPGSIKELKRVLKEGKPLMILELTEPKNRLMRWGYKIYSGKFIPFIGNMISNDANAYSYLPKSITSVPQRDEMVKLFYEAGFTEAYYKSLVPGTCAIYMAIK; from the coding sequence ATGATTACACCGTATAATTCAAACGAATCAAAAGTTGATCAGGTCAAGAAGATGTTCAATCACATCGCTCCCAGCTATGATCAGCTCAATCGTATTATATCTTTAGGATTAGATAAAAAATGGAGAAAAAAGGGGATAAAGATGTTATCCCCTTATCTCCCTCAAAAGATACTCGATTTAGCAACCGGCACAGGGGATCTCGCGATTGATATGGTCAATTCTATCCCCTCCGTAAACAAGATAATCGGAGCAGACATCTCTGATGAAATGATGAGGATAGGTTCCAAGAAAGTAAGAACCCTCAATCTTGAAGAGAAGATCTCATTCCAAAAAGAAGATGCACTCAAGCTCTCTTTCGAAGATGGCTCATTTGATGCCATTACCATAGCTTTCGGAATCAGGAATTTCGAAGATATTCCAGGGTCTATTAAGGAACTAAAAAGAGTTCTCAAGGAAGGTAAACCTCTCATGATCCTAGAGCTTACTGAGCCCAAAAATCGTCTAATGCGTTGGGGGTATAAGATATATTCAGGTAAATTTATTCCTTTTATTGGAAATATGATATCCAATGATGCAAATGCCTATTCATATCTTCCCAAATCTATTACCTCAGTCCCCCAACGCGATGAGATGGTCAAACTTTTTTATGAAGCCGGGTTTACAGAGGCTTACTACAAATCTTTAGTCCCTGGGACATGTGCAATTTATATGGCTATCAAATGA
- a CDS encoding shikimate dehydrogenase family protein has translation MKKFGLIGYPLEHSFSAKYFDEKFKAEKIDAEYHLFPIQSIKELPQLIASEPNLVGLNVTSPYKREVLKYLHHIDFEAEMAGAVNVIKIEKGFFGKKSLIGYNSDIIGFKESLQNMDLSGVDRALVLGTGGASIAICRALKLMGISHDVVSRDPQRDNILSYSQITPAIIMDKYRLIINATTLGMYPHVNECPPIPYESLTDHHICYDLIYNPETTLFLEKAASHGAITKNGLQMLLIQAEESWRIWNQL, from the coding sequence ATGAAAAAATTTGGTTTAATAGGTTATCCGCTCGAACATTCTTTTTCCGCTAAGTATTTTGATGAAAAATTCAAAGCGGAAAAGATTGATGCGGAATATCATTTATTTCCTATACAGTCAATCAAGGAACTACCACAGCTTATAGCTTCTGAGCCCAATTTGGTGGGGCTCAATGTAACATCACCTTACAAACGTGAGGTTCTCAAATATCTCCATCACATAGATTTTGAAGCCGAGATGGCAGGTGCAGTCAATGTAATAAAGATAGAAAAAGGGTTTTTCGGCAAGAAAAGCCTTATAGGCTACAATAGTGATATCATTGGATTCAAAGAATCCCTCCAGAATATGGATCTTTCAGGTGTAGATCGAGCTCTGGTTTTAGGCACGGGAGGAGCATCTATTGCGATATGTCGTGCTCTCAAACTTATGGGCATTAGTCATGATGTGGTCAGTCGAGACCCTCAAAGAGATAATATACTGAGTTATTCTCAGATTACTCCCGCAATAATTATGGACAAATATCGCCTTATTATAAACGCCACTACATTGGGGATGTATCCGCATGTCAATGAATGTCCTCCTATACCTTATGAGAGCCTCACTGACCATCATATATGCTACGATCTCATTTATAATCCTGAGACTACCCTATTCCTTGAGAAAGCAGCAAGTCACGGTGCGATAACGAAGAATGGATTGCAAATGCTACTCATCCAAGCAGAGGAGTCATGGAGGATATGGAATCAATTATAA